GAAGTGAATCCCACTCAGTTTATGTACTTTTTCATCATTTTGTCACTCAACTTGTTTTCTGCTTCTTGATCATTGAAGAAATCTTTAGCCTTTAATGGCTCGCTAAAGTAGTGAACTATATGTTTATATGTATAGCCGTTTCAAGTGCATCATTCGAATCATATTCTTCCTCCCTTCTTCATTCTAACATTCTTCTTGCTCCTTAGAGCACACACACGTACTCTTCTCCATGGCAACTCGAACTGGCGGTGGTGTGGTACACATTGTGGACGGTGTCACATCAGTTGATTGCCATAATCGAGTTCGTTCATGGAGTCTTCTTCGATCAGTCATGTGGTTCATCATTCCAAGTTGCACTCGAAACAACTCTGATGATCAACAACTTCAAAGACAAAGAGGAGCAGACTATTACTATAACAACAGGTACCTTCATTATTTACAACCACGTCGAAGTCGTTCAGTGTCACCCCCCATTTGTACTAACACCACAATTTCCACCTCAAGGATCAATAACATTTCGACAGGCACAATCTTTGGATACCGCCACGGAAAGGTTAATTTATGCTTTCAATCAAACCCTAACTCTAATATTCCAACCCTTCTTCTTGAACTTGCCATCCCCACAGCTGTTCTCGCAAAGGAAATGAGAGGTGGGTTACTAAGAATTGCACTAGAGTGCAACACCGAATCACGGCATTCATCTTCTCCCCATCTCTTGTCTGCGCCAGTTTGGACTATGTACTGTAATGGGAGGAGGGTTGGTTCCGCGACTAAACGCGTGCCATCACTAGCTGATAAGAAAGTACTTTGTTTGATGCGGAATGTTGATGAGGGTGTGGGCATTATAAATGGAAAAACTTTGAGAAACTCTATTGATGATAATAAGGAGGTCAATCAACATAACCAGGATGACCTTATGTACTTACGGGCAAATTTCGAAAGAATATATGGTTCTCCGAAATCAGAATCCTTTCATTTGATCAATAAAGATGGAAGTAATAGTCAACAACTCAGTATCTTCTTCATTCGAACAGGATGACGACTACTATGGAATCTAAAGATCGAAATCCAAATTAACAAAATCAGCATAAGATGTAATTAAAGGCGCCTCTATGTAGAGTTGTGTGACATATTTCATTCCTTTTGATCCGAAAGGTTGGGGAAGTTGAAACAAATGTCTTTTTTTCCTCAACAGTTCTAGTTTTGGTAATACGTGAGCTCGATCTGTACACGCTAACAACACTTATCAAGAATCAAAGGCGTGTAATAGTTTATTTGAATACATTTAAAAAGTTACTTTTTTGACTTCTCAAAACAAAATGTCACAAATTAGTTTGGGCAAGCggattttttaaaacaaaaacactTAATTAATTATTGAATAATCAATACTATTATATTTCTAATTTATGGAGTACTTATTAAACCTCCGGTGCCGTCTTATCCGGCTTTGTGTTCAATTTGtacatcttttcatatctaacgACTTGTTATCAATCTTACCGGAACTGAAATATTTGGGAGCTTtcgatcaaaaaaataataataatatttgggAGCTATTTTTATTTTCGATCAGTCACACACTCACAGTTCACCTATCTTGTTTACGGATCATGATattcttttttctctttatcaTTGAATGCATGATGATGACAGGAGGTAAAAAGAAAATGCGGTGAGCGTGGATCGAACACACGACCTTCAGATCTTCAGATGATAAGAGATGAAAACAACCCTCATAGATTCTGTAGTTGATGTATTCAGACATTCCGGGCTAAACACAAGTTAAGGACtcgataaattgataaaatttCATAGTTCCAAGAGGAAATTGTTGACGTGCTGATAGGTTATAAATTTTCTCAAAGCCCGTATCTTTTAGATGATAAGAGACAACCATACTCTCTTCTGTTAGCAGCACAACCTTTGCCGACTCTTCTTTTTCTCCTCTCCCAATAATGAATAGGATGTTATTACAGAAAGGGAGAAATGTAGAAATGGAGGGAGACCCTCCATGTGGATTTAAACTTACATCAACCTGGCCTTTCACAATCCAACTAGACTTAGCAGGATCCATCTCGAATATCCTAAAGCGAAGACCAAAAGCATGATTTctctcaatacgatagaaacggcGCGCCCCATACTCAGCAATGTGGAAAGTCTTTTTACCATCATATTCTTGAGCGGGATGTGGCATAGGATTTACCCCTACTGACTTTCGATCGATATCGAAATAAAGGATTATTTACAAATATATGCCACTTTTTCATCCTGGGTTACAACTCTAGGCCGCTTTTTTATCGCATAACAAAAGGAGGTCTCCATCCATGTTTCCATCCAAAAAAAGTTAGTTTTGTCAATTTCTCGGTCAATTCAGTCAAGTTCTCCCCATATGAGATGAGATAATGACGCCCATATTACCCATATACCCTTTATACACGTGTCGTTGTACTGGTATTTGATCTGATTTTAATGTTAATCCCGTGAAGAATGAACGGCTTAGATTAGACAAAACTGATTGTAGCCACGTGTATTAATTCTGCCCAAATATCTTATGAGAGCAATCTCAATGAGATCCAACGGTTTAGATTAAACAAAATCGATGGCAGCCACGTGTATTTAGTTTGTCCACAAATCATCTCTATAAAATCCAATGTTTGGGAGACTTAGTAATTCTTatctaggaattaccaataggtaccattatagtgttcttagttagtggcaggtccacccattaaagcccactaatcagaggtccataattaaaagaaaatatgaaaatggaccaaattttttaagcccaggtcctgtacacgtgtgGAACATATGAGGACCTATTTTTGAATACCGAGAACATATGAGGAAGTATATAAAGCAGTAAccaaatcaatttcttcttcatttctcgatttattcttcttcttcctcttcttcattttctcatttGTGGTTCGGTGAAAAGCTCCGGCTATGAAGATCTTCTGAGGTGTTGATCAATTCGTGAATTCAAAATAAGATTAATCG
This is a stretch of genomic DNA from Papaver somniferum cultivar HN1 chromosome 1, ASM357369v1, whole genome shotgun sequence. It encodes these proteins:
- the LOC113357564 gene encoding protein MIZU-KUSSEI 1-like, encoding MATRTGGGVVHIVDGVTSVDCHNRVRSWSLLRSVMWFIIPSCTRNNSDDQQLQRQRGADYYYNNRYLHYLQPRRSRSVSPPICTNTTISTSRINNISTGTIFGYRHGKVNLCFQSNPNSNIPTLLLELAIPTAVLAKEMRGGLLRIALECNTESRHSSSPHLLSAPVWTMYCNGRRVGSATKRVPSLADKKVLCLMRNVDEGVGIINGKTLRNSIDDNKEVNQHNQDDLMYLRANFERIYGSPKSESFHLINKDGSNSQQLSIFFIRTG